The nucleotide window TTACGCACTGAAAGCATTACCTTGTATGATCGTGTGGTTATTCGTGATATATGATATGTGCAAGGGGAAATTCGTTAGTAATTACAGGAATAAATAAAAAAAGGTTGTCATCCCGACAACCCAATCTTTGTAAACCTTAAATCTAATACTATGAAAAAACATAGTACAAATATAAGGTCGTTTTTTGTATTTGCAAATGATTTGTATAAAAATTCGTGTCGATTTAACTATGTTTATGTGAAATATCTCATTTTGTTAACAAATCATTTTCTTATTTTACAAGAGGATGTTTCCCCTGAAAATAGTTTTTAAAGAACAACATATGATATTCGACTGCGTTTGTCCAGTAATCCCAATCGTGGCCTCCCGGTCGTAAAATAAAGTCGTGATTTATTCCTTTTTGCAATAACATATTGTGAGCATCTTTATTTACTTGTAGAAAAAAGTCGCCTACTCCGCAATCGATAAAAATGGCCAGGCTGTTATTGGTGAGTTTATCAAGTTGGGTTATGACGGTATACTGATTCCAGCGTTCTGTATTGTCTTTATATTCGCCGATTTGTTTATTCATTTTCCAATAACCCGGGAAGGGACGTATATCGAGGCCTCCACTCATACTGCCTACCGCTCCGAAGATATCCTGATGCCGTATTGCAGTCCACATGGCTCCGTGTCCTCCCATGCTCAGACCGGTAATGGCGCGTCCTTTGCGATTGGCGATAGTCCGGTAATTTTTGTCGATATACTCTACCAATTCTTTCGAGAGAAAAGTCTCGAATTGGGAAGAAGGATTTATCGGGCTATCCCAATACCAGCTCGCTTCTCCATCGGGGCAAACTACGATCATGTTATGTGAAGAGGCTAAACGGGGTAAGGACGGCTTCTTTTCGATCCAGATTTTATAATTATTTCCGTATCCGTGCAGGAGATACATAACAGGAAACAATTCTGTCGTTTTTTGGGAATAAGTATCGGGTAGTATAATTACACATTTAATTTCCCTTTGCATTTTGGGACTGTAAACTTTTAACGTATCTACTTGCGCGGCTCTTATGTATGAAAAGGGGATACATAGAAGCAAAAGAACAAATAATTGTTTTTTCATTTTTATGGATTCAGATGGTTTGTTTTATCGTTTTATATAGTCGAGCATAAAATCGAGGTTTTCTTTTATGAGTATTTTGCCGTTTTCCCCTTCGAATGCCAACTCGGGTATCCTGTTATTCAGGTAAGCGTTTTTGAAGAACGATTTGCCTAATTCATCGCTTTTTAAAGCGATCCAAGCTACTTCAGTAGGAGAGAGCGGTTCGCCTTCTTCATCTTGTGTATCGGTAAGAATATCGTTGAGGATAATTTCTTGCTCGTTTTCGGGTAACTCTTCTTTTTCGTCGAAAAGATGATATTCCTCTTCTTGCCCGGTAATTTCATCGGCCAGTTCTTCCGATCCGTCATAGGAGCGGGCCTCTCCTACGAGCCACCAGTCGTTATCCCATTTTACGATACCGAAAAATAAGATACGGTTTTCATTTTTCATCTCGGGGGGAAATCCGATTAGAGACCGGTTCGTGATTTCTATTTCTTTACCGGTAGCGATGTGTGTAAACCGGGTATGTGTTTCTTTTTCTTCTATGTAGCGGAAATATCCG belongs to Coprobacter tertius and includes:
- a CDS encoding alpha/beta hydrolase, which encodes MKKQLFVLLLLCIPFSYIRAAQVDTLKVYSPKMQREIKCVIILPDTYSQKTTELFPVMYLLHGYGNNYKIWIEKKPSLPRLASSHNMIVVCPDGEASWYWDSPINPSSQFETFLSKELVEYIDKNYRTIANRKGRAITGLSMGGHGAMWTAIRHQDIFGAVGSMSGGLDIRPFPGYWKMNKQIGEYKDNTERWNQYTVITQLDKLTNNSLAIFIDCGVGDFFLQVNKDAHNMLLQKGINHDFILRPGGHDWDYWTNAVEYHMLFFKNYFQGKHPLVK